Within the Lentimicrobiaceae bacterium genome, the region GCTACTGATGTTTTCGCCATTATTGTAATAAAAACGAATAGGGGTGCTGTCGTTTCCTGTGGGATTGGGGCGGTAAATAATGTCGAGTTTATAATTGGTTTTAGAAGTGAGAATTGTAAGGTAAGTTGCTACCGGATCACGGCTTATCCAATGATATACCATTGTATCTCCATCTAAGGTCGAATCAGCAAGCCTGCCATTAGATGCTAATTTAACGTTAGAAGGCACTCTTGCGGTAATGTCGGTAGTGGCTTTATCAGAGGGTTTATCCCAACAGGGAAACCATTTACGTGCACCTTCGGGTTCGCAATCGGTAAAAACAAAGCCACCGCTTGCATAAAAAGCACCATCTCCACCGTTTACATTTTTGTGCTGATACCAAATTTTTACCATCAGGGTGTCGCCTGCATTATAAGTCTGGTCCAAAGTAATGGTAAGTAAATTATTACTATGGGTAAACGTGCTTCCGCCAAGGGTAACAGAATCTATCTCAAGCGAAGTATTTACTGCATTCAGCGTTATCTGACTGATAGTGGAATCGGCAACCATCGTAATGGTGTTAGTTGCCGTAAAATTGTCAGGATACGGGCTTTGGAAACAGTTAAAAATATCCACATCTAATTTGTAATTTAAAACATTAAAAGAGTGTGGAATATCAGTATACGATTGTTTTAGCGCATAATTTGCACTATGTTGATGTTTTAGCGCACAATATTCAGCTCCGTTGCGAAAAGAGGTATTTTGTGCGAAAATTATAATACCGGTAAATAGTAGTAAAAAAATAATAGTTAGTGTCCTTTTCATGGAATTTGGGTTTTTAAGAGTGTACAAATGTAAAAATAAAATACACCAGAGAAAGTATAAAAATAAATGAAATATTCATAAGAACAATGTTCATAGAAACTGACAATGATATATGGATATTCCCCCGATTTTCGGAGCAAACTGTCTGACCAATAAATTATAAAACTAATAGCAGATGAGATGGTTGCACTATTTTATTAGTCCTTTTATTTCTATTGCCCTAATAATTAAATCGGAAATATTATCTATTGAAAAACAACTGCAATTGATTACAAGGTCAAACAGGATGTCATCGGGTTTTTTCCTGAGAAAGGACTCAATCAAAGCATTGCGTTTATTGTCAATCTCGATGATATCCTTTATTGCCTGAGCAGGGCTAACATTGTTTGTATGACAAATTTTTTCAACCCGCCAGTCAATAGGGGCTTGTAGCCGGATATGGATACCCGACGGTATTGATTTTGTGATAGCCACACCACCTCTTCCTACTATTACACAAAACCCTTTTAAAGCATAAAACTCAACGACATTTCGTATTGTTTTTTGAATTAACTTGTTGTTGATATAGTATTTGGATGAAAAAGACTCAAGAAAATCCTGAAAACTGTTATGTTCTTCGTCTGAAAAATATTTTCTTATTTTTTCGGTATTTACATTAATTTTATTTGCCGTATCAGCAATAATTTCTTTGTTAATGTACTCCCATTTGTTTTTCCCTTCTGAATTTAAATTGAGCTTTTCAACAAGTGAATGTGCTACAAACTTTGAAGGGCAACCATATTCACGCGAAATGGTAATAAATGGATTTGGATGACGGGATTCTGCTGAAAATATGCTACTATGTCTTCTTTCGAAATAATCGTATAAGGAATGAGGCTCCATGGGAAGAGGTTTTTATATTAAACAAAAGTACAAAAAATGCAGGAAGAAACCAATAAGATAATCCTATTAATTTCATTATCTTTGTCCAATGACTTTTACCGTACGAATTTTAGGTAGTAGCGCAGCTCTGCCTACTTCCAAACGTAATCCGAGTACACAGTTGCTCAACCATAAAGGGAAGTTGTTCCTTATTGATTGTGCCGAGGGAACTCAAATGCAACTCCGAAGATACGGTATCCGCATGCTTCGTATTAACCATATTTTTATCAGTCATCTTCATGGGGATCATTATTTCGGGTTGGCAGGGCTGTTGTTTACCTACCATTTGTTGGGCAGAAAGGATGCTCTGCATATTTTTGCCAAAAAAGAACTTGAGGAAATAATTAAACTGCAATTGCATGTTTCCGAAACCGTGTTGTTGTATCCGCTTGTATTTCACGCCATAAACCCTGCGATTCATTATAAAATATATGAAGATGAATTGTTGGAAGTCAATACTATACCGCTAATTCATAGCATTCCAACTTGTGGATTTTTGTTTAAGGAGAAACCCTTGTTACGAAAGATTAAAAAGGATTTTTTATTGCAGGAAACTGTACCTGTTTCGGAATTTGCAAAAATTAAACAGGGTAGTGATTATATAACCAATGAAGGAAGGATTTATCACAACAGAGAAATAACAATACCTTCGGCTCCATCATTATCGTTTGCCTACTGTTCTGATACCGCTTTTGCTGAAAAAACGGCTGATTATGTAAGGGGGGTAAACGTTTTGTACCATGAGGCAACTTTTATGAGTAATTTATCGGATGTTGCCCGTGATAAAATGCATTCCACGGCTGCTCAGGCTGCTTTAGTGGCGAAAAAGGCAGGAACGGGGCAACTTATTATCGGGCATTTTTCTGCCCGTTACGAGGATATGCAGCCCCTGCTTAGTGAGGCTAAGGAAATTTTTGATAATACGGTTGTAGCAGAAGATGGCTTGGAAATAGCCATAGGATAGAAGGGAATACTTAAATTTTCTGTAAATATTTAAAAATAAAAAGAGTAGCCCGTGCAAGAGCTACTCTTTTTTATGTTTGAAAATCAGAAGGTTATTTTTCGATATTAAGCAATTCAACTTCAAAAATAAGCGTAGAGCCTCCGGGGATAGGACCCGTGGTGTAATCGCCATAACCCAGTTCAGATGGAATGTAGAAAATATATTTTGCACCGGGAGCCATCAGTTGTACGCCTTCCGTCCAACCTTTAATTACCCTGTCAAGCGGAAAAGAAATGGGTTCACCTCTTTCAACGGAAGAATCGAATACGGTACCGTCTATCAATTTACCGGTATAATGAACTTTCACTTTGTCAGTAGCTTTGGGGTGTTCTCCGCTACCTTCGTTAATAATTTTGTATTGCAATCCGCTGGGAAGGGTAATCACACCCTCCTTGGTTTTGTTGTCAGCCAAAAATGCCGATCCTTTTACTTTGTTTTCGTTAGCCATAGTTTTATTTGTTTCTTCTTGTTTACTCATAAGTTCCTGCTGAAATGCATTGATGATACTGTCGGCTTGTTTCTTGGTAAATACCAGACTATCTTTTCCTTCAAGCCCTTCAGTCAATCCTTTAAAAAAAGCTTCCGGATTAATCTGAATACTGTTTTTGGTAAAGTTTTTGGCAATATCAGCGCCAATAACGTAGCTGATAGAGTCTATTTTGGTTTCAAAAGCATGTTTGTTTTTATCTTTTTTGTTTTTCTGTGAAAAAACGCTGCCTGCATTCAGGATTAAACACAGAACGATACAAAAGCTGAAAATGTTTTTTTTCATACAAAAAGGTTTAAGGGTTAATTAGCCGGCAAATGTAGAGATATTTTTTTCAAAAAATAATAACTTTTTCATCGGAAATGGTTTCCGCACCTGAAAAACGTAAAAGAACCTGTGCAATAGTCAAAACATCTTTCTGGCAATATTTTACAATGCGTTGTAAATTGTGTTCTTCCCAGTACACACGGGCAACTTCGCTGCCATTGATGTCGTCTTTTGGGGTGTGTATTCCCAAAACTGCAGCCAGCAGTTCGAGAGAAGTAAAATTTTTATAATCACCAAATTTCCATAGCTCCATAGTGTCGAGATGCTGAATTTCCCATGGCTTTTTCCCCTGAATACAAAGCATTTTGGGCAGAGGCACACCGTTTATAAGCATTCTTCTTGCGATATAAGGAAAATCGAATTCTTTTCCATTGTGCGCACATAACTTGTGTTCGGGACGGTAAAAGTGTTTTTCAAGCAAAGAAGCAAAGCCTATGAGAATTTCTTTCTCATCATCACCATAAAACGATTTGATTCTAAACTCATCATTATGAAAATACCCTGAAGATATGCAGATAATTTTTCCAAATTCAGCATAAATGCCTGCCCTCTGATATAAATTTTCGGGAGTATCTTCTTCTTTTGTTGCAATCTTTTGTGCTTTCCTGTTCCAGAGTGTTACAAATAGCTTATCCAACCCGGCATAATCTCTTGCCTGTGGAACAGTTTCAACATCTATAAAGAGGATGTTTTTGAGTTCGGCTTGTGAAATCATGATTTACTTTTTTGTAAAAGTACAAAGAATCTATAGAAAAAATACCTTTGTAATTTGTTTTGCTTATACCAATGGATAAACAAATAATACTTACCGACGACGGGTCGCATACACTATTCATCCCTGATCTAAACGAACATTACCATTCCACTTTTGGTGCCATACAGGAATCAGAGCATATCTTTATCCGTTCGGGCTTACACTATTGTATGCAATTTTCCCGGAATCTGAACATACTCGAAGTGGGGATGGGAACTGGATTAAATGTATTGCTTAGCGTTGCTGAGAGTAAGCAACATGCTCTTTCAATTCAATATACAGCTCTTGAACCTTATCCATTACCACTGTCTCTTGCTTCGGAACTAAATTATGCTAAAAGCGGGAAATTGAAGGCTTATCAAAAACTGTTTAATGATATCCATACGGATGATTGGTGTACTCCGGTTATGTTGCATCCTGGCTTTGTTTTTAAGAAATTAAAAAGCACAATACAGGAAATGGTTTTGCAAAATAATTGTTTTCAGTTAGTTTACTTCGATGCATTTTCACCGGCAGTGCAGCCGGAAATGTGGACGTCTGCCGTATTTGTCAAAATTTTTACCGCCATGGTATCTGCCGGAATTTTGGTAACCTATTGCGCAAAAGGAAGTGTGAAAAAATTGTTAAAAGAAGTTGGTTTTAGAGTTGAAAGCCTACAAGGTCCCCCTGGGAAAAGAGAAATAACAAGGGCAATAAAACCTTAGTTTCCCCTGATTACGTCAAAAGATTCGTAATTTGTTAGTTCGCCTTCGTTTATTTGTACATCATGGACTACCGAGCCCGGAGATCCTCTTTTGCACCATTGTACAAAGGCAACAATATCCTCCTCCGCACCCTCTGCTTCAATATACACCTTGTCAATGTCCTTATTTTTAATGGTTCCGTTAATGTGATATCTATATGCAGCTTGCATAGCATAAAATCTGAAACCTACGCGCTGTACTCTTCCAGTAAGGAGGATGTTGTAGTGTTTTTTCATGCAATTTTTTTACAAATATAAAAAAAATACATTCACCAAATAAAAAAACAATAAGTATTATCGCATATCAATTATTTCCACTCCCGGATAATTACCCGCTTTGAAAAGAAATTCGCTTTCGGCTACAGGCTGATTGGTAATAAATTTTTTAATTTTATAAGTAAATGTACTGCCATCTTTATTGTAAACGGCTACATTCATGAGCTGGCTTTTTATTTTATCAACAGTAAGCCGGACACGGGTAAATGATTTCCCTTTTTTCAAAGGTGTAAGGTCAATAAAATACACTGCTTTTCCCTCCAGTTGCTTGTCACCTGCAAACTTTGTTTTATAGTTTTCGGTATAGGAAGAAAGCAAACGGGAGGGTGTAAATGCGTCATCATTTTCGCCAACGGAATTTATTTGCACTTCGTTGGCGTCTTTTATGTAAGTCCATACTGTTTTCCCATCACTGATAACTGTTTGACCAGCTAAATTGAGTTTGTATTTGTCCCCTTTATTAAGAAGACTGCCTTCTCTGAGTTCTTTCTTAGAAGAGGCTTTGTTTTCGGAAATCATCGTAAAATCAATATGAATGCTTTTATAGCTTTTTGTTTTGGCGGAAACATCTTTTAAAATAGTTTCCGCTTTTTTATCCTGTGAGAAGGCGTAGGGGGTAAGGAAGATTAATGCTAAAGAGATAAGAAATTTTTTTTTCATCATAGAACGATATTTTTATTAAAAGTATGATAAAACCCAGATATTTTTAAAATATTAAGTACAAAAACGAGGGATTCATCGAAAATTAATTATTGGTTATTGCTGTACAGATCCTTCAAAAATTGTTCCAAAGCGAACTCTGTGGATATTTTTACTTC harbors:
- a CDS encoding ribonuclease Z, which codes for MTFTVRILGSSAALPTSKRNPSTQLLNHKGKLFLIDCAEGTQMQLRRYGIRMLRINHIFISHLHGDHYFGLAGLLFTYHLLGRKDALHIFAKKELEEIIKLQLHVSETVLLYPLVFHAINPAIHYKIYEDELLEVNTIPLIHSIPTCGFLFKEKPLLRKIKKDFLLQETVPVSEFAKIKQGSDYITNEGRIYHNREITIPSAPSLSFAYCSDTAFAEKTADYVRGVNVLYHEATFMSNLSDVARDKMHSTAAQAALVAKKAGTGQLIIGHFSARYEDMQPLLSEAKEIFDNTVVAEDGLEIAIG
- a CDS encoding 3'-5' exonuclease translates to MISQAELKNILFIDVETVPQARDYAGLDKLFVTLWNRKAQKIATKEEDTPENLYQRAGIYAEFGKIICISSGYFHNDEFRIKSFYGDDEKEILIGFASLLEKHFYRPEHKLCAHNGKEFDFPYIARRMLINGVPLPKMLCIQGKKPWEIQHLDTMELWKFGDYKNFTSLELLAAVLGIHTPKDDINGSEVARVYWEEHNLQRIVKYCQKDVLTIAQVLLRFSGAETISDEKVIIF
- a CDS encoding cytidylate kinase-like family protein — protein: MEPHSLYDYFERRHSSIFSAESRHPNPFITISREYGCPSKFVAHSLVEKLNLNSEGKNKWEYINKEIIADTANKINVNTEKIRKYFSDEEHNSFQDFLESFSSKYYINNKLIQKTIRNVVEFYALKGFCVIVGRGGVAITKSIPSGIHIRLQAPIDWRVEKICHTNNVSPAQAIKDIIEIDNKRNALIESFLRKKPDDILFDLVINCSCFSIDNISDLIIRAIEIKGLIK
- the mnmD gene encoding tRNA (5-methylaminomethyl-2-thiouridine)(34)-methyltransferase MnmD, which gives rise to MDKQIILTDDGSHTLFIPDLNEHYHSTFGAIQESEHIFIRSGLHYCMQFSRNLNILEVGMGTGLNVLLSVAESKQHALSIQYTALEPYPLPLSLASELNYAKSGKLKAYQKLFNDIHTDDWCTPVMLHPGFVFKKLKSTIQEMVLQNNCFQLVYFDAFSPAVQPEMWTSAVFVKIFTAMVSAGILVTYCAKGSVKKLLKEVGFRVESLQGPPGKREITRAIKP
- a CDS encoding outer membrane lipoprotein carrier protein LolA, producing MMKKKFLISLALIFLTPYAFSQDKKAETILKDVSAKTKSYKSIHIDFTMISENKASSKKELREGSLLNKGDKYKLNLAGQTVISDGKTVWTYIKDANEVQINSVGENDDAFTPSRLLSSYTENYKTKFAGDKQLEGKAVYFIDLTPLKKGKSFTRVRLTVDKIKSQLMNVAVYNKDGSTFTYKIKKFITNQPVAESEFLFKAGNYPGVEIIDMR
- a CDS encoding acylphosphatase is translated as MKKHYNILLTGRVQRVGFRFYAMQAAYRYHINGTIKNKDIDKVYIEAEGAEEDIVAFVQWCKRGSPGSVVHDVQINEGELTNYESFDVIRGN
- a CDS encoding FKBP-type peptidyl-prolyl cis-trans isomerase; its protein translation is MKKNIFSFCIVLCLILNAGSVFSQKNKKDKNKHAFETKIDSISYVIGADIAKNFTKNSIQINPEAFFKGLTEGLEGKDSLVFTKKQADSIINAFQQELMSKQEETNKTMANENKVKGSAFLADNKTKEGVITLPSGLQYKIINEGSGEHPKATDKVKVHYTGKLIDGTVFDSSVERGEPISFPLDRVIKGWTEGVQLMAPGAKYIFYIPSELGYGDYTTGPIPGGSTLIFEVELLNIEK